The sequence CGCATCTGCCGCGCTCGCCAGCGCGCTTGCACAAAGCGTTATTACGCGTCTTGACCTGCCTTACGTGGATGCGTGGCTCGTATATCTGCCCTTTGCCGTGCCGCTTACCTGGTTCATGGTGGCTGGAGCGTGCAACGCAATCAATATCATAGACGGCACCCACGGGCTGGCAGGTGGAACCGCGTTGATGATGTTCATGGGTATCGCTTTGATCGCGGGAGATTCCGGCGACACGTTGGTTCTGGCGCAGGCGTTGGGAATGGTCGGCGCACTTACGGGTTTCCTGTTATGGAACTATCCCGGAGGCAAGGTCTTCCTAGGCGACGCAGGGGCTTATTTCATCGGCTTCATGTATGCGCAGCTTTCCATCCAGCTCATTACTCGTAACGCGGAGATTTCAGCGTGGTTCGTTATCGCCCTTGCGGCTTACCCTATCGTCGAAACCTTGTTTTCGATGTACCGCCGCAAAATCGGTCGCCGTACTCCATCCATGCAGCCCGACGCACTCCATCTGCACTCGCTGCTCTATCTTCGCTTTGTCCGGTTCGGCGAACGTCACCGCCCTGGAGATCGCAGGCTTCATTGCGCCCCAACTCTCGGCTCCGGCAGAAAGGAGCGGCGGCAGCCTTTGCGCCGTGCCAACGCGCGAGTCGCGCCGAGGTTGTGGTTGCACGTGGCGTTCTGTCTCGCTACCGCGCTGGCTTTCAGTGACAACACGCCGGCACTGATTGCTTCAATCATAATCTACGCAATTTACTACGTGCTCTGTTACCGAAAGGCCGAGCGGATCTGCGCAGATACGGTAGCCCGACTGACACCCTCTCCCGGGAACACCTAGCATGGGAGATGAATTCGATCGTTCTGCAAGGGTGAGTACCTGAAATGCGATGCTGCGTGAAGTAATTTTTTAAGGAGAGGAAAGAGTGAATTCGGGTGACAGCAAGGCCGCCGGGCATTTCGGGGAAGAAACATGCATATAAGCGAAAAAGAATTGCAAGTGTTGCCGGTCAGGGCAAGCTTTCTTCCGTTCGCCTTGCCTTCGATAGGAGAGGAAGAGATAGCCGAGGTCGTCGATTCGCTTCGTTCCGGCTGGATCACAACCGGCCCCAAGGTGAAGCGATTCGAGGAAGAGTTTGCGCGGTACATCGGA comes from Burkholderiales bacterium and encodes:
- a CDS encoding glycosyl transferase is translated as MSIFHTIGQFSAEIGPIATSVVCSALVVPLMIRARNGEQRQGSANPQNIHVEPTSRLGGAAVFLAYVAAVAVSLKLGHMPLTSALPLLLSALPVLLAGLWEDIGQRVSPERRLLASIASAALASALAQSVITRLDLPYVDAWLVYLPFAVPLTWFMVAGACNAINIIDGTHGLAGGTALMMFMGIALIAGDSGDTLVLAQALGMVGALTGFLLWNYPGGKVFLGDAGAYFIGFMYAQLSIQLITRNAEISAWFVIALAAYPIVETLFSMYRRKIGRRTPSMQPDALHLHSLLYLRFVRFGERHRPGDRRLHCAPTLGSGRKERRQPLRRANARVAPRLWLHVAFCLATALAFSDNTPALIASIIIYAIYYVLCYRKAERICADTVARLTPSPGNT